The following proteins are encoded in a genomic region of Fundidesulfovibrio putealis DSM 16056:
- a CDS encoding response regulator, translating to MRTMPRNDVSEVFMALVLIADDSMFQRFVLGKIVSSLGHQTLDAADGRQLVELVRERRPDLVLMDINMPELSGIQVLELFRDQGLEVRTVVVTADIQHTTRARCLELGVAQVLNKPLDEDVVRDLLAGLLPA from the coding sequence ATGCGTACCATGCCCCGAAACGACGTGAGCGAGGTTTTCATGGCTTTGGTTCTCATTGCCGACGATTCCATGTTCCAGCGCTTCGTGCTGGGAAAGATCGTCTCCAGCCTGGGTCATCAGACCCTGGATGCAGCCGACGGAAGGCAGCTTGTCGAACTGGTGCGTGAGCGGCGGCCCGATCTCGTCCTCATGGACATCAACATGCCGGAGCTTTCCGGCATCCAGGTCCTGGAGTTGTTCCGGGACCAGGGCCTGGAGGTCAGGACGGTGGTTGTCACGGCAGACATCCAGCACACCACCAGGGCCAGATGCCTGGAGCTGGGCGTGGCCCAGGTGCTGAACAAGCCCCTGGACGAGGACGTGGTGCGAGACCTCCTGGCCGGGCTTCTTCCCGCCTGA
- a CDS encoding sensor domain-containing diguanylate cyclase: MNPSSCENVFLNMDCLPMGIMVLDRQLRVCFWNACLESWTGFSRQDILGRDSGELFPQLGRSLVVSRLKDLFDGAPPAVFSYHLHNHLIPARLPDGSMRLQHSMAYGLRGPDGDISHVVLSLQDVTEIHSRLRENLRVRKDLERENRLRKKVELKLRELATRDMLTGLINRRSFLGLLGREIRRARRYGHTLCLMALDLDHFKRLNDTWGHLAGDEMLKIFATVCQGALRDVDHIGRLGGEEFGVIMPETTPDGARVVGERLLKAIRNLAVRYDGSVLRMTASIGLACLEPDEELKDFLLRADRAMYQAKLLGRDRLEEAPGGSCSQCVLPE; this comes from the coding sequence ATGAATCCGTCCAGTTGTGAAAACGTCTTCCTGAACATGGACTGCCTGCCCATGGGCATCATGGTGCTGGACAGGCAGCTGCGCGTCTGCTTCTGGAACGCCTGCCTGGAGTCCTGGACCGGCTTTTCCCGCCAGGACATCCTGGGCCGGGACTCGGGGGAGCTCTTCCCGCAACTGGGGCGCTCCCTGGTGGTCTCGCGCCTGAAGGACCTGTTCGACGGCGCACCTCCGGCCGTCTTCTCCTACCACCTGCACAACCACCTCATCCCGGCGCGCCTGCCCGACGGATCCATGCGGCTCCAGCATTCCATGGCCTACGGCCTGCGCGGACCGGACGGCGACATCTCCCACGTGGTGCTCTCCCTGCAGGACGTGACGGAGATCCACTCCCGGCTGCGCGAAAACCTGCGCGTGAGAAAAGACCTCGAGCGCGAGAACAGGCTGCGCAAAAAGGTGGAACTGAAGCTTCGGGAACTGGCCACCAGGGACATGCTCACGGGGCTCATCAACCGGCGGTCCTTCCTCGGGCTGCTGGGCCGCGAGATCCGGCGCGCCAGACGCTACGGGCACACGCTCTGCCTGATGGCCCTGGACCTGGATCACTTCAAGCGCCTGAACGACACCTGGGGCCATCTGGCGGGCGACGAGATGCTCAAGATCTTTGCCACGGTCTGTCAGGGCGCCCTGCGCGACGTCGACCACATCGGACGCCTCGGCGGCGAGGAGTTCGGCGTGATCATGCCCGAAACGACGCCGGACGGCGCACGGGTGGTGGGGGAAAGACTCCTCAAGGCGATCCGCAACCTGGCCGTGCGCTACGACGGCTCCGTGCTGAGGATGACCGCCAGCATCGGCCTGGCCTGCCTCGAGCCGGACGAGGAGCTGAAGGATTTCCTGCTGCGCGCGGACCGGGCCATGTACCAGGCCAAGCTTCTCGGGCGCGACCGCCTGGAGGAGGCTCCGGGCGGGAGCTGCTCCCAGTGTGTCCTGCCTGAATAA
- a CDS encoding chemotaxis protein CheA produces MTDAALLEIFRVSTLDQLARAEAAALALERASPEEVTSGMEAVFRCIHTVKGDAATLQFDGLAGCCHELETALDGLRGRDERPAPEVVGSLLAAIDCLREGLDDPASSFIPGIPGIPGALDPIESLKGLLGRISQATLGAQPPQCAPPESSPPNAVADTPELGYSVRAAHLDTLLENLSELMTTREALAAQARSEGRFDYLHFAVELERQLALLGQSILSMRLLSLQAVIPKYRRLVRDLAAQSGKEIDFQVSGEMFELDKTLIEKLNTPLVHLLRNAVRHGVEPPADRLRAGKPSTGVIRLDAWQDGPEIVLKVSDDGAGIDTAAVLAKAVQAGLVESGDKPDEAGLLAMVFTPGFSTSQSVDGVSGRGVGLDAVKDGIERLGGEVRVETVPGQGSAFVLRAPLPLSLLDCLRVGVGGERYFLPIECVEHCLEGFPASAGAGPVSTVPVQGAVLPCFLLSGLFELSAAQMKAGHLVVARHGGERFVLAVDEVLGLAQVLVKPLKGRMVEQECFIGAAPDEDGSMSLIMAPGFFSKLVRQGGAG; encoded by the coding sequence ATGACCGACGCAGCCCTGTTGGAAATATTCCGGGTGAGCACCCTGGATCAGCTGGCCCGTGCGGAAGCCGCCGCCCTGGCCCTGGAGCGTGCGTCTCCCGAGGAAGTCACGTCGGGCATGGAGGCGGTGTTCCGCTGCATCCATACCGTCAAGGGCGACGCGGCCACGCTCCAGTTCGACGGCCTGGCCGGGTGCTGCCACGAGCTGGAGACCGCCCTGGACGGCCTGCGCGGGAGGGACGAGCGCCCCGCCCCCGAAGTGGTCGGGAGCCTGCTGGCGGCCATAGACTGCCTGCGGGAGGGCCTTGACGATCCGGCCTCTTCTTTCATTCCGGGCATTCCGGGCATCCCTGGCGCGCTTGACCCCATCGAGTCCCTGAAGGGCCTGCTGGGCCGGATATCCCAGGCGACCCTGGGCGCGCAGCCCCCGCAGTGCGCACCCCCCGAATCTTCTCCGCCGAACGCGGTGGCCGACACGCCGGAGCTTGGCTACAGCGTGCGGGCCGCGCATCTGGACACACTCCTGGAGAACCTGAGCGAACTGATGACCACCCGTGAGGCCCTGGCCGCCCAGGCACGGTCCGAAGGGCGCTTCGACTACCTGCACTTCGCCGTGGAGCTGGAGCGCCAGCTGGCCCTGCTTGGGCAGTCCATCCTGTCCATGCGCCTGTTGTCCCTCCAGGCGGTGATCCCCAAGTACCGCAGGCTGGTGCGCGATCTGGCGGCACAGTCCGGCAAGGAGATCGATTTCCAGGTCAGCGGCGAGATGTTCGAACTGGACAAGACGCTCATCGAAAAGCTCAACACCCCGCTGGTGCACCTGCTGCGAAACGCGGTGCGCCACGGCGTGGAGCCTCCCGCAGACAGGCTGCGCGCGGGAAAGCCCTCCACCGGCGTAATCCGCCTGGACGCCTGGCAGGACGGCCCCGAGATCGTGCTCAAGGTGAGCGACGACGGCGCGGGCATCGACACCGCCGCCGTCCTGGCCAAGGCCGTGCAGGCCGGGTTGGTGGAGTCTGGCGATAAACCGGACGAGGCCGGGCTGCTGGCCATGGTGTTCACGCCGGGGTTTTCCACGTCGCAGAGCGTGGACGGCGTGTCCGGGCGCGGGGTGGGGCTGGACGCGGTCAAGGACGGCATCGAGCGGCTTGGCGGCGAGGTACGCGTGGAGACCGTCCCTGGCCAGGGCTCGGCGTTCGTCCTGCGTGCGCCGCTTCCCCTCTCGCTGCTGGACTGCCTGCGGGTGGGCGTTGGCGGGGAGCGCTATTTCCTGCCCATCGAATGCGTGGAGCACTGCCTGGAGGGTTTCCCGGCCAGCGCGGGCGCAGGTCCGGTTTCAACCGTTCCCGTGCAGGGAGCCGTGTTGCCCTGTTTTCTGTTGAGCGGGTTGTTCGAGCTGTCCGCCGCGCAAATGAAGGCAGGGCATCTGGTGGTGGCCCGGCACGGCGGCGAGCGCTTCGTGCTGGCCGTGGACGAGGTGCTTGGGCTGGCCCAGGTTCTGGTCAAGCCGCTCAAGGGGCGGATGGTGGAGCAGGAGTGCTTCATCGGGGCCGCCCCGGACGAGGACGGCAGCATGAGCCTGATCATGGCTCCGGGGTTCTTCTCGAAGCTGGTGCGGCAGGGCGGGGCGGGCTAG